A DNA window from Hordeum vulgare subsp. vulgare chromosome 1H, MorexV3_pseudomolecules_assembly, whole genome shotgun sequence contains the following coding sequences:
- the LOC123412746 gene encoding anther-specific protein RTS-like, with product MATTSCAVLIALIALAGLADLQAATAAARPVHAGEHSVAAMTTEHPMADVADPDLNGMMQCMFGCFTSVMSCAFGCMGKGPDLPLCVISCNQKSIVCMIRCGITPSPPGPNPPTPPSPKPPGPKPPAPKPTPPKPTPAPGPPPFAGQNTETSP from the coding sequence ATGGCTACCACCAGCTGCGCCGTCCTCATCGCCCTCatagccctggccggcctcgccgaCCTGCAGGCCGCCACAGCCGCCGCGAGGCCCGTTCACGCCGGGGAGCACTCTGTGGCGGCGATGACGACGGAGCACCCAATGGCGGACGTGGCGGATCCGGACCTGAACGGGATGATGCAGTGCATGTTCGGGTGCTTCACGTCGGTGATGAGCTGCGCATTCGGGTGCATGGGCAAGGGCCCCGACCTGCCGCTCTGCGTCATCAGCTGCAACCAGAAGAGCATCGTCTGCATGATCCGCTGCGGCATCACGCCGTCGCCGCCGGGCCCCAATCCGCCAACGCCACCCTCGCCCAAGCCGCCGGGCCCCAAGCCGCCCGCGCCCAAGCCGACACCCCCCAAGCCTACACCTGCACCCGGCCCACCACCATTCGCCGGCCAAAACACCGAGACCTCCCCCTAG